A genomic window from Lotus japonicus ecotype B-129 chromosome 1, LjGifu_v1.2 includes:
- the LOC130727785 gene encoding agamous-like MADS-box protein AP3, giving the protein MARGKIQIKRIENTTNRQVTYSKRRNGLFKKANELTVLCDAKVSIIMFSSTGKLHEYISPSTSTKQFFDQYQMTVGVDLWSSHYENMQENLKKLKEVNRNLRKEIRQRVGDCLNDLSMDELRLLEQEMDNAAKAVRERKYKVITNQIDTQRKKFNNEREVHNRLLRDLDARAENPPYELMDNGGEYESVIGFSNLGPRMFALSLQPSHPNVHNSGGGAGSDLTTYPLLF; this is encoded by the exons ATGGCTAGAGGAAAGATCCAGATCAAGAGGATAGAGAACACCACTAACCGTCAGGTAACATACTCGAAACGACGGAACGGGCTTTTCAAGAAGGCAAACGAGCTCACCGTTCTGTGCGATGCCAAAGTTTCCATTATCATGTTCTCCAGCACTGGCAAGCTTCACGAGTATATTAGCCCCTCCACCTC AACAAAGCAGTTCTTCGATCAGTATCAGATGACTGTAGGAGTTGATCTATGGAGCTCTCATTATGAG AATATGCAAGAGAACTTGAAGAAACTGAAGGAGGTGAATAGGAATCTTCGTAAGGAGattag GCAGAGGGTGGGGGATTGTCTGAATGATCTGAGCATGGATGAACTCAGGCTTCTTGAGCAAGAAATGGACAACGCCGCCAAGGCTGTTCGTGAGCGTAAG TATAAGGTGATAACAAATCAGATTGACACCCAAAGGAAGAAG TTTAATAACGAAAGAGAGGTGCACAATAGACTCCTCCGTGACCTG GATGCAAGAGCGGAAAATCCACCCTATGAATTGATGGACAATGGAGGGGAGTACGAATCTGTGATTGGATTCTCAAATTTAGGTCCACGCATGTTTGCATTGAGCTTACAACCTAGTCATCCTAATGTTCATAATAGCGGAGGAGgagcaggctctgaccttaccACTTACCCCTTACTTTTCTAG
- the LOC130727784 gene encoding S-type anion channel SLAH4-like → MAAQDPKPEIALVIDNTVSTIISREPPSFIVARRLLASLNSVLTKLHAGYFRISLSLGGQALLWKTLIGPTHDKSTLRHVVHMVPSSAFLVLWSLALFTLALLSLLYLLRCLFHFNMVKAEFLHHVGVNYLFAPWISWFLLLQSAPFVAPKTATYLVLWWVFAVPVVVLDVKIYGQWFTKGKRFLSTAANPTSQLSVIGNLVGAQAAAHMGWKESAVCLFSLGMVHYLVLFVTLYQRLSGGNRLPVLLRPVFFLFFAAPGVASLAWGSIVGGFDTLSKMLFFLSLFLFMSLVCRPTLFRRSMKRFNVAWWAYSFPVTVLAMASTDYAEEVKGTISHVLMLVLLALSVLVSLALTVFTFINSKMLLPDDDPIATFLIV, encoded by the exons ATGGCAGCTCAAGATCCTAAACCCGAGATTGCGCTTGTCATAGACAACACAGTCTCCACCATTATTTCCCGCGAACCACCCTCGTTTATAGTTGCGAGGCGCTTGTTAGCGTCCCTAAACTCTGTACTAACAAAATTGCATGCAGGTTATTTCAGAATAAGTCTCTCCCTCGGTGGCCAAGCTTTGTTATGGAAGACACTAATCGGACCAACACACGACAAAAGCACCCTGCGACACGTGGTTCACATGGTTCCTTCCTCCGCTTTCCTCGTACTATGGTCTCTGGCTCTCTTCACACTCGCAttgctctctcttctctaccttCTAAGGTGCTTGTTTCACTTCAATATGGTAAAGGCAGAGTTCTTGCACCATGTCGGGGTTAACTACCTCTTCGCTCCGTGGATCTCGTGGTTTCTCTTACTCCAATCCGCGCCATTCGTGGCGCCGAAAACGGCCACCTATTTGGTTCTTTGGTGGGTGTTTGCGGTGCCGGTTGTGGTGCTGGACGTGAAAATCTACGGTCAGTGGTTCACGAAAGGGAAGAGGTTTCTGTCCACCGCGGCAAACCCAACAAGCCAGTTGTCAGTGATAGGCAACTTGGTGGGGGCGCAAGCCGCGGCGCACATGGGTTGGAAAGAGAGTGCGGTGTGCTTATTCTCGCTAGGGATGGTGCATTACTTGGTGTTGTTTGTCACGCTTTATCAGCGGTTGTCTGGTGGAAATCGCCTTCCGGTGTTGTTGAGGCCggttttcttcttgttctttgcGGCGCCCGGCGTGGCGAGCTTGGCTTGGGGATCCATTGTTGGAGGCTTTGATACCCTTTCCAAGATGCTCTTCTTTCTGTCGCTTTTCCTCTTCATGTCACTG GTTTGCAGGCCAACATTGTTCAGGAGATCTATGAAAAGGTTCAACGTTGCATGGTGGGCTTACTCCTTTCCGGTTACCGTTCTGGCGATGGCTTCCACGGACTATGCCGAAGAAGTCAAAGGAACAATATCTCACGTGCTAATGCTTGTTCTCTTGGCACTTTCTGTTCTGGTCTCCCTTGCTCTAACGGTGTTCACTTTTATCAACTCTAAGATGCTACTGCCGGATGATGATCCCATTGCCACCTTCCTTATTGTTTAA
- the LOC130732226 gene encoding protein SHI RELATED SEQUENCE 1-like, whose amino-acid sequence MAGLFSLGPQNKLEVEKEESSVLWFRNEEIYNNNNKGFEIWPPQQNLLNYNNEEITSLCEAASRRRFGMMMSRRGGGGGGVNCQDCGNQAKKDCAHLRCRTCCKTRGFPCQTHVKSTWIPAAKRRERQLLRGGEDNNVPKRHSSNPPSSTTGLEAGQFPTEVNSTAVFRCVRVSGVECAEERCAYQTCVNIGGHVFKGILYDQGPESSYTTSTVVGEGSSAGGGGAKQLGFVTATNTATTSGNPYFDPSLYPAPLNAFMAGTHFFPPSRS is encoded by the exons ATGGCTGGTTTGTTCTCTCTAGGCCCACAAAACAAGttagaagttgaaaaagaagagaGTAGCGTGTTGTGGTTCAGGAATGAAGAGATctacaataacaacaacaaggGTTTTGAGATATGGCCACCGCAGCAGAATTTGTTGAACTACAACAACGAGGAAATCACGTCCTTGTGTGAAGCTGCTTCTAGGAGAAGATTTGGAATGATGATGAGTaggcgtggtggtggtggtggaggcgtgAACTGTCAGGACTGTGGGAACCAAGCGAAGAAAGACTGTGCACATCTGAGATGCAGAACTTGCTGTAAGACCCGAGGGTTTCCGTGCCAAACGCATGTCAAGAGCACTTGGATTCCCGCTGCCAAACGCCGTGAACGACAGTTATTGCGCGGCGGAGAAGATAACAATGTTCCTAAACGTCATTCTTCAAATCCTCCATCCTCCACCACag GGTTGGAAGCGGGGCAATTCCCTACTGAAGTGAACTCTACGGCGGTGTTTCGGTGTGTGAGAGTGAGCGGAGTGGAGTGTGCGGAGGAGCGGTGCGCGTATCAAACGTGTGTCAACATCGGAGGGCATGTTTTCAAAGGGATTCTCTATGATCAAGGTCCTGAAAGTTCTTACACTACTAGTACTGTAGTTGGTGAGGGTTCCTCCGCTGGTGGTGGTGGAGCTAAACAACTTGGCTTCGTAACTGCCACTAACACGGCCACAACCAGCGGAAACCCCTATTTTGACCCTTCTCTATACCCGGCTCCCTTAAATGCTTTCATGGCTGGTACGCATTTTTTCCCACCCTCAAGATCCTAA
- the LOC130732229 gene encoding uncharacterized protein LOC130732229, which translates to MEAAERLCCLLGYLVAERAVLQSLKKCPGNCLQALKAIPRSLRMMYVHSYQSYLWNHAASTRVQKYGNVIFNSFLDLLALCGN; encoded by the exons ATGGAGGCTGCAGAAAGACTCTGTTGCTTGCTTGGCTACTTAGTTGCTGAAAGGGCTGTG CTGCAAAGTTTAAAAAAGTGTCCTGGAAACTGCTTGCAGGCTCTGAAAGCTATTCCACGGAGTTTGAGAATGAT GTATGTACATAGTTACCAAAGCTATTTGTGGAACCATGCAGCAAGTACAAGGGTGCAAAAATATGGTAATGTGATCTTCAATAGTTTTCTAGATCTGCTTGCTTTGTGTGGCAATTAA